Proteins encoded together in one Procambarus clarkii isolate CNS0578487 chromosome 11, FALCON_Pclarkii_2.0, whole genome shotgun sequence window:
- the LOC123748402 gene encoding protein psiM, translating to MAKQLLLVFLSVALVAALLCGFAAGYCEPTCPSPLPPTRKVADPLDCTRYYICLEDDNLPSDSSIACPTGQSFDLTTSDCASQPTCLPTCTIPDCHLRCGTADINIFDPNNCSIFYQCVGGLLIGPIVCPVNLPYFNGLSCGTVKSKCCSDPCLAFCFEVGMEIPDPHDCTRYYLCTRTGPVTEEEHQTCSSGSNFDISTGHCVAGAPCNIPCGKTTAPGESTTTPTPNCEESMTCTAVGQFPKCMTCDQQFFNCPNIGQSAIVETCPESYVFNTDPAYPYCVIPSDCPHHPLYKVHQPLH from the coding sequence GTGGCGGCGCTGCTCTGTGGCTTCGCTGCCGGATACTGTGAGCCAACTTGCCCGAGCCCTCTTCCTCCTACACGTAAGGTAGCTGATCCTCTCGACTGTACTCGATATTACATCTGTTTGGAGGACGATAACTTGCCCTCAGACTCTTCTATAGCTTGTCCAACTGGTCAATCCTTCGACCTAACAACATCAGATTGTGCTTCTCAGCCAACTTGCTTACCAACCTGCACCATACCAGATTGTCATCTACGATGTGGCACAGCTGATATCAATATCTTTGACCCGAATAATTGCAGCATCTTCTACCAATGTGTGGGTGGTCTTCTGATAGGACCTATCGTTTGCCCCGTGAATCTTCCCTACTTTAACGGACTAAGTTGCGGCACGGTtaagagcaagtgctgcagtgacCCCTGCCTTGCTTTCTGCTTTGAAGTGGGAATGGAGATTCCCGACCCCCACGACTGCACCAGATACTATTTGTGTACCAGAACAGGACCAGTCACCGAGGAGGAACATCAAACCTGCTCTTCAGGTTCTAATTTTGACATAAGCACAGGTCACTGTGTGGCCGGCGCCCCTTGTAACATTCCGTGTGGTAAGACCACGGCCCCTGGGGAAAGTACGACCACTCCAACTCCTAACTGTGAGGAGTCTATGACATGCACGGCAGTGGGACAATTCCCCAAGTGCATGACGTGTGACCAGCAGTTCTTTAACTGTCCTAACATTGGCCAGTCAGCCATCGTTGAGACTTGCCCAGAATCCTATGTATTTAACACGGATCCCGCCTATCCTTACTGCGTTATACCCAGTGactgcccccaccacccactgtacAAAGTCCACCAACCACTGCATTAA